The genome window GTGCTGATTCGATTATGTGACCAGCTTGCATTAAATAAATCGTGCAATCTATTTTTTCAATGAGCATAGTGTCATGGGTTGCAATCAAAATAATGTACCCTTGGCTGGCAAGATCCTGAATAATGTTTGCCACATGGGTGGTGAGTAACGGATCAAGAGCAGAGGTTGGCTCATCAAGACAGAGTATTGTTGGTTTGAGCGCTAATGTTCGTGCAAGAGCGACTCGTTGTTTTTGTCCGCCAGATAATTGAGAAACAAATTTTTTCTTTTTATCGGCAAGTCCGTATTGTTGCAAAAGTTCATCAGCAATGTTCTGCGCTTGCTCGGTTGTTTTTTTAAGAACGTGTGTCAGAGAAATGGTAATATTTTCTTCTACCGTAAGATGCTCAAAGAGATTAAAATTTTGAAATACCATACCAACGGTGTGCTGATTGTTAACTTGTGTCAGGTTGAGCTCTTTATCGTCAAGAGAGAGCGATCCCCCATCGATTGATTCAAGGTTATTCAGTATACGGAGTAATGTTGATTTCCCCACACCTGACTGGCCAAGTAGTAGTGCAATTTGACCGCGATTGACGTTAAAAGATACCGCATCAAGAATTGGTTTGCCGTGAAAAATTTTGGTGAGAGATTTAATTTTGAGCATGACACCTCAGTTTTTTTTCTAAAAGATGCAAGAAGAATGAAAGCATCGATGTTAATAGTAAGTAGAAAAATGCAACGCAGCAATATACGGTTATGGCGTCAAAGGTTACGCTTTGCACATGACGCGCTTCCTTTGTAAGTTCCATCACACCTACCGTTGAAGCAAGACTTGAATCTTTAACGAGAGTAATAAGTTCATTGTTGATAGAAGGCAGAATAACGCGCAGCGCTTGCGGTAGAATAATCAGGCGCATCGTTTGTACGCGATTCATGCCAAGTACTTTTGCCGCTTCGATTTGTCCAGTGCCAACTGATTGGATACCGGATCGAATAATTTGACTTAAATATGCAGCGCTGTTCAGACCAATTGCTACTGTTGCGGCCCAAAAATCAGGGAGCCGTATACCGATTTGTGGTAACACAAATACCGCCATAAAAATTTGAATCAGCATCGGCGTGCCACGAAATACGGTTATGTACAGTGTGACGAAAGTACGTAAGATTTTATTCTTGCTGGTGTGTGCAATGCCTAAGATTGTTCCGATAATGATACCAATCATACATCCTAAGGCGCCAATTTCTACCGTAACTAAAGCACCGTGTAAAAAATTGGGAAGATATTGAATGATGAGTGCAAAATTGATCATGCAAATCCCCATTTTGCTTTTATGCTAGCCAGCGTATTATCTTTTTCCATTGCATCGAGTGCATTTTGTATTGCGGTAAGTAGTTCAGGATGTTGCTTTGATACTGCAAGCGAGTAACTATCATGTACGCCATCGAGAGTAAAGATGTTGAATGCTGTTTTACCATGTTTATCAAAATATGGTTTTACCGAACTTTGTGCCGCAATAAATGCATAGGAATGTCCAGAGGTGAGTGCTAAAAAGCCTTCAGTAGGTGTTGCAAGTCGTTTAACGATTGGTCCTTGGATGGTGGACATGTATTGATCTGCAGTGTACCCCTCATTAACTACCACCTGCTTGCCATCAAGATCGCGCAGATGTGTTATTGGAGGATTGTTTGCCATGCTAATAACGATGAGTGGATCACCAGAAATATATGGTTTTGTGAACAGTACATTTTTCGCTTTTTCTGGAGTTGCAGTTAATCCTGCCGCAATCACTTGTATGTCTCCAAATTGTAACTTCGGTAGTAACGAATCGAATGACATGTCTTTAAGGAGCGTCGGTTTGTCAAGTCTATGTGCCACTTCTTTGATGATATCGATATCAAGGCCAACAATCGTGCCATTATCTATGAACGTAAAAGGAGGATATTCTGCGTTGGTACCAACAATAAGAATGTTGTCTGTAACGGGGGGAGTTGTTTTACGCAACGAAAACCACGCAAATAAAAACGTTGCAAGAAGGAGGAAGATTATGGAAAAGGGAGAGTTATGTTGCATACAGATTCCTTTGGTTAGAGCTTATCAGACAATTAGTTAATGGATTAATGTATTGCAAAATATTGCGGTAGATGGACACTGCAAGATGTAGTTGGCGTTCGATCGTCTTCACGAGCGTATGCGTGGTGATCCAGGAAATTGTGCGCTCAGCATGAGCGCTACAAAATAGACCATTTTTAATTGTATTCATCTAAATATTTCTTTATTAATCTGGATCGCCACGCACGCCAATGGCGGCTCGCGACGACGATCGTGGGGTTCCTTGTTCTGCTTAGTTTTCAAATACGACGAAAGTTTTCGGATGAGCTCTCAGCATATCATTGATTATTCGAAGATCAATCTATCTTAAAATAGCTCTTTAATAAAGTGATCAACTTGTGCGGGCGTAATTTGTGTGCTCATTGCTTGGTAAAACTGTTCCCCGTATTCCCGTGTCTGAATCACTACTGGCATTGCAAGCGCATGACCTAAAAGGAGTGCCTGCTTTTTACTATCAAGAGCTGCTAAAATGGTACGTAAATTTTGAGCATTGTTAATACCAGTAAGTGCTGCGTTG of Candidatus Babeliales bacterium contains these proteins:
- a CDS encoding ATP-binding cassette domain-containing protein; amino-acid sequence: MLKIKSLTKIFHGKPILDAVSFNVNRGQIALLLGQSGVGKSTLLRILNNLESIDGGSLSLDDKELNLTQVNNQHTVGMVFQNFNLFEHLTVEENITISLTHVLKKTTEQAQNIADELLQQYGLADKKKKFVSQLSGGQKQRVALARTLALKPTILCLDEPTSALDPLLTTHVANIIQDLASQGYIILIATHDTMLIEKIDCTIYLMQAGHIIESARSSDFLRNKNIYPRIDAFVSGTSLEENMEPVF
- a CDS encoding ABC transporter substrate-binding protein; this encodes MQHNSPFSIIFLLLATFLFAWFSLRKTTPPVTDNILIVGTNAEYPPFTFIDNGTIVGLDIDIIKEVAHRLDKPTLLKDMSFDSLLPKLQFGDIQVIAAGLTATPEKAKNVLFTKPYISGDPLIVISMANNPPITHLRDLDGKQVVVNEGYTADQYMSTIQGPIVKRLATPTEGFLALTSGHSYAFIAAQSSVKPYFDKHGKTAFNIFTLDGVHDSYSLAVSKQHPELLTAIQNALDAMEKDNTLASIKAKWGFA
- a CDS encoding amino acid ABC transporter permease, producing the protein MINFALIIQYLPNFLHGALVTVEIGALGCMIGIIIGTILGIAHTSKNKILRTFVTLYITVFRGTPMLIQIFMAVFVLPQIGIRLPDFWAATVAIGLNSAAYLSQIIRSGIQSVGTGQIEAAKVLGMNRVQTMRLIILPQALRVILPSINNELITLVKDSSLASTVGVMELTKEARHVQSVTFDAITVYCCVAFFYLLLTSMLSFFLHLLEKKLRCHAQN